Proteins found in one Solitalea lacus genomic segment:
- a CDS encoding prephenate dehydrogenase, translating into MNLTVVGLGLIGGSLAKDLRTKGIAKTIIGSDKSLIHCQKAKELGIIDDYKPLEEAVKEADIVIVSVPVNATLKVLPQVLDNISEKTVVMDVGSTKSEICKLIQNHPKRKNYVANHPIAGTENSGPEAAIDGLFDKKTTIICEQEKSDPKAVLLIKIIHEAIGMHVIHMDADEHDRHIAYVSHLSHVISYVLGKTVLEIEKDETNIFELAGSGFASTARLAKSSPEMWTPIFLQNKKSLLKSVDEYIKNLNDFRELIANNDENALFEEIGKINDIRRVLDGLALKRAKGH; encoded by the coding sequence TGTTGGACTGGGCCTTATAGGAGGTTCATTAGCGAAAGACTTACGTACAAAAGGAATTGCCAAAACCATTATCGGATCTGATAAAAGCTTAATTCATTGCCAAAAGGCAAAAGAGTTGGGCATTATTGATGACTATAAACCATTGGAAGAAGCCGTTAAAGAGGCAGACATTGTTATTGTTTCGGTACCTGTAAATGCTACTTTAAAAGTATTACCACAAGTATTAGACAATATTTCAGAAAAGACCGTCGTGATGGACGTAGGATCTACTAAATCTGAAATTTGTAAATTAATTCAAAATCATCCCAAAAGAAAGAATTATGTTGCCAATCATCCAATTGCTGGTACTGAGAACTCCGGTCCGGAAGCAGCAATTGATGGCTTATTCGATAAAAAGACCACAATAATTTGTGAACAAGAAAAGTCTGATCCAAAAGCTGTTCTGTTAATAAAAATTATTCATGAAGCTATAGGTATGCATGTAATCCACATGGACGCAGATGAGCATGACAGACATATCGCATATGTTTCTCACCTTTCACATGTGATCTCCTATGTTTTGGGCAAAACGGTTTTGGAAATCGAAAAAGACGAGACAAATATTTTCGAATTGGCCGGTTCTGGCTTTGCTTCTACAGCTCGCCTGGCCAAAAGCTCACCAGAAATGTGGACTCCTATCTTTTTACAAAACAAAAAATCATTGTTGAAATCAGTGGATGAGTACATTAAAAATCTTAACGATTTCCGTGAACTAATTGCCAATAACGATGAAAATGCATTATTTGAAGAGATCGGAAAAATAAACGACATAAGACGGGTCCTAGACGGTCTGGCATTGAAACGCGCTAAAGGACATTAA